A section of the Alkalihalobacillus sp. LMS39 genome encodes:
- a CDS encoding HAD family hydrolase, with translation MTYRMLALSIDGTLLRSNSRLSRQTKDAIEYVKDKGVYVTLATERPFPAAAKVAKALKVDNFLITHDGAFIASDVEEPLFTKKLHEDKTFHIAEILENYKCHVRLLHENFSIGNKVRQKGQLIAKMTIGIQDPLYYPVTFVDSICNYLSENPVAPPKIQAQFFERTEAISALEDLKKEVPGIEVTMTQDGRLDIVSSGISKTRGIQVLGHHLGISLEETVIIGAGMNDIDMITQAGLGVAMGNAPQQVKDAADWITRSNNMHGVAYMVKEVFRKQLKVNI, from the coding sequence GTGACTTATCGTATGTTAGCATTATCTATTGATGGAACCCTATTACGATCGAATTCGCGCTTAAGTCGGCAGACAAAAGATGCGATTGAGTATGTGAAAGACAAAGGGGTTTATGTGACATTAGCGACTGAGCGCCCGTTTCCGGCTGCAGCAAAAGTGGCGAAGGCGCTTAAAGTAGACAATTTCTTAATCACTCATGATGGTGCATTTATTGCTTCTGATGTAGAGGAGCCACTTTTTACAAAAAAATTACACGAAGACAAAACATTTCATATTGCTGAGATTTTAGAAAACTACAAATGTCATGTGCGTTTGTTACACGAAAATTTTTCGATTGGAAATAAAGTCCGTCAAAAAGGACAGTTGATTGCCAAAATGACGATCGGTATTCAAGATCCACTTTATTATCCAGTAACATTTGTAGATTCCATTTGCAACTATTTATCCGAAAATCCTGTTGCACCACCGAAAATTCAAGCGCAATTTTTTGAGAGAACAGAAGCGATTTCAGCTCTTGAAGACTTGAAAAAAGAAGTGCCAGGAATTGAAGTGACAATGACACAGGATGGTCGTCTTGATATTGTTTCATCCGGTATTTCGAAAACTCGTGGGATTCAAGTGTTAGGACATCATTTAGGAATTTCTTTAGAAGAGACGGTTATTATTGGTGCAGGGATGAATGACATTGATATGATCACTCAAGCCGGTCTTGGAGTAGCGATGGGAAATGCGCCGCAACAAGTCAAAGATGCTGCAGATTGGATTACACGGTCGAACAATATGCATGGTGTAGCCTATATGGTAAAAGAAGTGTTCCGTAAACAATTAAAAGTCAATATATAA
- a CDS encoding YhzD family protein, with amino-acid sequence MKQYFLTAYDPTGETLLEETFEAASDDEAKAKGEKRLEEENLSSHTHRLTCAGKLLLFHR; translated from the coding sequence ATGAAGCAATATTTTTTAACTGCGTATGACCCAACCGGAGAAACATTATTAGAAGAAACATTCGAAGCTGCTTCAGATGACGAGGCAAAAGCAAAAGGCGAAAAAAGATTAGAAGAAGAAAATTTAAGTTCACACACTCATCGGCTCACTTGTGCTGGAAAATTACTGTTGTTTCATCGTTAA
- the yidC gene encoding membrane protein insertase YidC, which produces MIFLLGGCGVTAEPITAESTGIWNHYFVFPLSWFIIFIAQLFDGNYGVSIIFVTIIIRLAILPLTLKQNKSSKAMQALKPEMDDLRQKYDMKKPEEQQKMQQEMMALYQKHGVNPLAGCLPIFIQMPILMAFYFAIMRTEEIAKHSFLWFDLGSPDPIYLLPIIAAGTTFLQSRMTMHTLPENMRIMLYIMPAMILFAGLAMPSALTLYWVIGNIFMIIQTYFLYGKQRQVEVNA; this is translated from the coding sequence ATGATTTTTTTATTAGGAGGGTGTGGAGTAACCGCTGAGCCAATTACAGCAGAATCAACTGGGATATGGAACCATTATTTTGTCTTTCCATTATCATGGTTTATTATTTTTATAGCACAGCTATTTGATGGCAATTATGGTGTGTCTATTATTTTTGTCACGATTATTATACGTTTAGCGATCTTACCTTTAACGCTAAAACAAAATAAAAGTAGTAAAGCTATGCAAGCATTAAAGCCTGAAATGGATGATTTACGGCAAAAATACGACATGAAGAAACCAGAAGAACAACAAAAGATGCAGCAAGAAATGATGGCGTTGTATCAAAAACATGGTGTAAATCCATTAGCAGGATGTTTACCGATTTTTATTCAAATGCCAATATTAATGGCGTTTTATTTTGCCATAATGAGGACAGAAGAAATTGCAAAGCATTCGTTCCTTTGGTTCGATTTAGGGTCTCCGGATCCTATCTATTTGTTACCAATTATTGCAGCAGGAACAACATTTCTACAAAGTCGGATGACGATGCATACGTTACCTGAAAATATGAGAATCATGCTTTATATTATGCCCGCGATGATATTATTTGCTGGACTCGCTATGCCATCGGCTCTTACATTGTATTGGGTTATCGGAAATATCTTTATGATTATTCAAACCTATTTCTTATATGGGAAACAACGTCAAGTCGAAGTAAATGCATAA
- a CDS encoding DNA repair exonuclease, with translation MASIRFIHTADLHLDSPFKGLSHLPEKIIERIKESTFTAFSTVIAKAIEQNVDFLLISGDVFDEQHRSVRAQFFLKQQFERLQEANIQVYMIHGNHDHLAGKWVKLQYPSNVFTFGSQVDCVVFEKEETKVHLYGFSYPKREVVENVALTYGKKGKADYHIGLLHGQAEGMSGHYAYAPFSIDDLEQKGFDYWALGHIHQFQQLKPTVFYSGNIQGRHRKEQGEKGCLYIELSDNIMNHSFVETADIIWNTITVSISSMETEQAFLDELLRVKEQVRRDDGKGVLLHLNVSGNGSLHSLLHSDDLLEEIMTVVNENEENEQSFCYVTSFEKNTANEWNMETLLEKEDFIGDFTRVSESFTFCDVENSLTDFLGHPKIRKRMEGWSKQEYEEIRRKAQSLILDQLVKEGKG, from the coding sequence ATGGCTTCCATTCGATTTATCCATACAGCAGATTTACATTTAGATAGTCCATTTAAAGGGCTGTCGCATTTACCAGAAAAAATAATAGAAAGAATAAAAGAAAGCACGTTCACTGCGTTTTCTACAGTTATAGCAAAAGCGATCGAACAAAATGTCGACTTCTTACTTATAAGTGGAGATGTATTTGATGAGCAACATCGAAGTGTACGTGCACAATTTTTTCTGAAACAACAGTTTGAGCGCCTGCAAGAAGCCAATATACAAGTGTATATGATTCATGGAAATCATGATCATTTAGCAGGGAAATGGGTGAAACTTCAATACCCATCTAATGTATTCACGTTCGGTAGCCAAGTAGATTGTGTTGTTTTTGAAAAAGAGGAAACAAAAGTTCATTTGTATGGGTTTAGTTACCCGAAACGAGAAGTTGTTGAAAATGTCGCATTAACTTATGGAAAAAAAGGGAAGGCAGATTACCATATCGGGTTATTACACGGACAAGCAGAAGGCATGTCCGGTCATTACGCGTATGCCCCCTTTTCCATTGATGACTTGGAACAAAAAGGCTTTGATTATTGGGCATTAGGACATATTCATCAATTTCAACAACTAAAGCCTACTGTCTTCTATTCTGGAAATATTCAAGGGAGACATCGAAAAGAACAAGGAGAAAAAGGATGTCTTTACATAGAGTTATCTGATAACATCATGAATCATTCGTTTGTTGAAACAGCGGATATTATATGGAATACGATAACTGTTTCAATTAGCTCGATGGAAACTGAACAAGCATTTCTTGATGAATTGCTCCGTGTGAAAGAACAAGTGAGAAGAGACGATGGAAAAGGGGTGCTCCTTCATCTCAATGTAAGTGGAAATGGATCGTTACATTCCCTGCTTCATTCCGATGATTTGCTAGAAGAAATCATGACAGTTGTAAATGAAAATGAAGAAAACGAACAATCTTTTTGCTATGTGACATCCTTTGAAAAAAACACAGCTAATGAATGGAACATGGAAACATTACTGGAAAAAGAAGATTTTATTGGTGATTTTACAAGAGTAAGTGAATCTTTTACCTTTTGCGATGTTGAAAATAGTTTAACGGATTTTCTTGGCCATCCGAAAATAAGAAAACGAATGGAAGGTTGGTCAAAGCAAGAATATGAGGAAATTAGAAGAAAAGCGCAATCCCTCATTTTGGATCAATTAGTAAAGGAGGGGAAAGGATGA
- a CDS encoding AAA family ATPase → MNILSITIYGFGKFQNQTFDHFSEGLHVFYGKNEAGKSTILAFIRSILYGFPQKSKANRFEPKTGTTYGGKITLFIQQYGNVTIERVKGKAGGDVTVYFENGQTAGEESLTVLLGGVDRTSFYGIFTFNLSDLQGLDQLDKKEWSQYLHGVSVAGRVSITDLEKQVEKKQLELFKPSGKKPLINETLGQIEAIERKIYEKEKDLDSYQLLQVTEKQIEENLESVKEKRITCLAKIKEYEKLSILAPLLRKRAYLEAELAVLPKIEQFPVHGVEQFEQLVYQRSLLEEKKIELIQKRKSVNETIQLNKLNEKLLEVADKVEAVKEDVKLYEVWKRDKQALTLTLEQEQQKWEEIQLNLGQHWTKEKVMACDTSIEVKDSLRQLNKEQRRLEDRKHYLDSELQKRQLLLEEHEKEYSQYKEEQLSNEQRMELERKRKNWLEFENSKQKEREHEETYKIVLAQMEQARKRKKRLFLPLSVFFCLISVYSFLQEQWLLFFVALSSSIAFFVASFEKKNTIKTKAKKEELIQEDWADIENVLNQDDAVKERLLYLEKKLQLEHQHYTHLCNQLDECEYEQYVILKKIETWCQNNGYEMQKNSELLLAIVLLVEEGKKVLAQKKRDEHRRTDLSSNILSLEKSVEALASQVGIEFESVTKTVFVLFDQLENEKDKKRAEHQATDVINGLNEDIRIVVEKETLIQNQIEALLHKAHVQKEDEFQMKGVQIEKAKKYSDELDIIKSQLSELVESEDEIQYYVQLLQKEKAVDNEKQRLEEQAVELEEEEKAERERFIRITQQMEQLQSEKELASLVQELEIKRATLLEQAKNWAVYRLAQEMMEKTKEIYENERQPEVMKRASAYFSSMTSGRYERIFAPMDKQMIVVERQDGLRFSPEELSRGTAEQLYISIRFALAMTYESNDPFPLILDDIFVNFDDERKQAIVTIIEELAQKRQVLFFTCHDNVKELFVKKDVITL, encoded by the coding sequence ATGAATATTCTCTCTATAACGATCTATGGCTTTGGGAAGTTTCAAAATCAAACGTTTGATCATTTTTCAGAAGGATTACACGTTTTTTATGGAAAAAACGAGGCAGGAAAATCAACGATACTTGCTTTTATCCGCAGCATCTTATACGGATTTCCGCAAAAATCAAAGGCAAATCGCTTTGAACCAAAAACAGGGACAACGTATGGCGGGAAAATCACGCTTTTCATTCAACAATACGGAAACGTAACGATTGAACGAGTGAAGGGAAAAGCAGGTGGGGATGTCACAGTTTATTTTGAAAATGGACAAACTGCTGGAGAGGAAAGTTTGACGGTTTTATTAGGTGGAGTGGACCGCACGAGTTTTTATGGCATTTTTACATTTAATCTCTCAGACTTACAAGGGTTAGACCAATTAGATAAAAAAGAATGGTCTCAGTATTTACATGGTGTGAGTGTGGCAGGTCGAGTCTCAATTACAGACTTGGAAAAACAAGTTGAAAAAAAACAACTAGAATTATTTAAGCCAAGTGGAAAAAAGCCGCTCATAAATGAAACATTAGGACAAATTGAAGCCATTGAACGAAAAATCTATGAAAAAGAAAAGGACTTAGATTCCTATCAGTTGTTACAAGTGACAGAAAAACAAATCGAAGAGAACCTCGAATCTGTGAAGGAAAAACGCATTACATGTCTAGCAAAAATAAAGGAATATGAAAAACTATCTATCCTTGCTCCATTGCTTCGAAAACGAGCGTATCTTGAAGCTGAATTAGCCGTACTACCGAAAATTGAGCAGTTCCCAGTACATGGTGTCGAGCAGTTCGAACAACTTGTGTACCAAAGAAGCTTACTTGAAGAAAAGAAAATCGAACTGATACAAAAACGAAAAAGTGTAAACGAAACCATTCAGTTGAACAAACTAAATGAAAAACTTTTGGAAGTAGCGGATAAAGTTGAAGCCGTAAAAGAAGATGTAAAACTTTATGAGGTTTGGAAAAGAGATAAGCAGGCGCTAACGCTAACGCTGGAACAAGAACAACAAAAGTGGGAAGAGATTCAACTAAATCTAGGGCAGCATTGGACAAAAGAAAAAGTAATGGCATGTGACACAAGTATTGAAGTGAAAGATTCATTACGCCAATTGAATAAAGAACAACGCAGGCTTGAAGACCGGAAACACTACCTAGATTCAGAGCTGCAAAAAAGACAGCTTCTCTTAGAAGAACATGAAAAAGAGTACAGTCAATATAAAGAAGAACAGCTTTCGAATGAACAACGTATGGAGTTGGAAAGAAAGCGGAAAAACTGGCTTGAATTTGAAAATTCAAAACAAAAAGAGCGGGAACATGAGGAAACGTACAAAATCGTCCTTGCTCAAATGGAGCAAGCAAGAAAAAGAAAGAAACGTTTATTTTTACCGTTAAGTGTATTTTTCTGCTTAATTTCTGTTTATAGCTTTTTACAAGAGCAATGGTTATTGTTTTTTGTAGCTTTAAGTAGTTCGATTGCTTTTTTTGTTGCAAGTTTCGAAAAGAAAAATACGATTAAAACAAAGGCTAAAAAGGAAGAATTGATTCAAGAGGACTGGGCTGACATTGAAAATGTATTAAATCAAGATGATGCTGTGAAGGAACGACTTTTATATTTGGAGAAAAAACTACAACTCGAACACCAGCATTACACCCATCTTTGTAATCAACTTGATGAATGTGAATATGAGCAATATGTCATTTTAAAAAAAATAGAAACATGGTGCCAGAATAATGGCTATGAGATGCAAAAAAATAGTGAACTTTTGTTGGCAATCGTGTTACTAGTCGAAGAAGGAAAAAAAGTTTTGGCTCAGAAAAAACGCGATGAACATCGACGAACTGACCTTTCGTCCAACATATTATCGTTAGAGAAATCGGTTGAAGCTCTAGCAAGCCAAGTTGGGATTGAGTTTGAAAGTGTAACAAAAACAGTTTTTGTTTTATTTGATCAGCTTGAAAATGAAAAAGACAAAAAAAGAGCTGAACATCAAGCAACAGATGTCATTAATGGGCTAAATGAAGACATTCGCATTGTGGTAGAAAAGGAAACATTGATTCAAAACCAAATCGAAGCTCTTCTTCACAAAGCCCACGTGCAAAAAGAGGATGAGTTTCAGATGAAAGGAGTTCAAATCGAGAAGGCAAAAAAGTATTCTGATGAACTGGATATAATAAAATCACAATTATCGGAGTTAGTGGAAAGTGAAGATGAAATCCAGTATTATGTTCAATTGCTTCAAAAAGAAAAGGCTGTGGATAACGAGAAACAAAGGCTTGAGGAACAAGCGGTAGAGTTAGAAGAAGAAGAAAAAGCAGAGCGAGAACGCTTCATACGTATTACACAACAAATGGAGCAACTTCAGTCGGAAAAAGAGCTTGCATCACTTGTTCAAGAACTTGAAATAAAAAGAGCAACACTACTGGAACAAGCTAAAAACTGGGCGGTGTATCGTTTGGCTCAAGAGATGATGGAAAAAACAAAAGAAATCTATGAAAATGAACGACAACCTGAAGTGATGAAACGAGCATCGGCGTATTTTTCTTCAATGACATCAGGACGGTATGAGCGTATCTTTGCGCCAATGGATAAACAAATGATAGTGGTAGAACGACAAGATGGCCTTCGTTTCTCACCTGAAGAATTAAGCCGTGGCACCGCAGAACAATTATATATATCCATTCGCTTTGCCTTAGCAATGACATATGAGTCGAATGACCCATTTCCGCTCATTCTTGATGACATCTTTGTTAATTTCGATGATGAGCGAAAACAAGCGATTGTAACGATTATTGAAGAGTTGGCGCAAAAAAGACAAGTGTTGTTTTTTACCTGTCATGACAATGTTAAGGAGCTATTTGTGAAAAAGGATGTAATCACTTTGTAA
- a CDS encoding response regulator transcription factor produces MSQFIVHLVEDEQNLVEIIKAYLEKEGWTVKTFTDGSKAQEAISEKPHLWILDIMLPGTDGYQLLKEIKEHGDTPVIFISARDQDLDRVLGLEMGSDDYLAKPFLPQELVIRAKKLLARIYGASQTETRKIELNDYSIDPVARTVYDKRSNDTEAVDLTTKEMDLILLLTGQIGKAFSRETIIEHVWGENYYGSERAVDDVVRRVRKKMPRIHLETLYGYGYRVLSS; encoded by the coding sequence ATGAGTCAATTTATCGTGCATTTAGTAGAAGATGAGCAAAATTTAGTTGAGATTATTAAAGCGTATTTAGAAAAAGAAGGTTGGACGGTTAAAACATTTACAGATGGTTCAAAAGCACAGGAAGCAATTAGTGAAAAACCACATTTGTGGATACTAGATATTATGTTACCTGGTACAGATGGTTATCAATTATTAAAAGAAATTAAAGAGCACGGAGACACACCAGTTATCTTTATTTCAGCTCGAGACCAAGATTTAGATCGAGTATTAGGGTTAGAAATGGGAAGTGATGATTATTTAGCAAAACCATTTTTACCACAAGAGTTAGTCATCCGTGCCAAAAAACTATTAGCTCGTATTTATGGGGCATCACAAACGGAAACAAGAAAGATTGAATTAAATGATTATAGTATTGATCCTGTTGCACGGACAGTCTATGATAAAAGGTCAAATGATACAGAAGCTGTTGATTTAACTACGAAAGAAATGGATTTAATTTTATTATTGACCGGACAAATTGGAAAAGCATTTTCAAGAGAAACGATCATTGAACATGTATGGGGTGAAAACTACTACGGTTCAGAGCGAGCCGTTGATGATGTTGTTCGTCGTGTGCGGAAAAAAATGCCAAGAATTCACTTAGAAACGTTATATGGATACGGGTATAGGGTCCTTTCTTCATGA